One genomic window of Arachis hypogaea cultivar Tifrunner chromosome 8, arahy.Tifrunner.gnm2.J5K5, whole genome shotgun sequence includes the following:
- the LOC112708374 gene encoding MLO-like protein 6, which translates to MGGGRSLEETPTWAVALVCFVLLLISIFMDHIFHLIAKCLRKKRKKALYESLAKIKSELMLMGFISLLLTVLQGPISRICVPEKLAATWHPCNHQQESEDHHVFLLAPGSSTHQCAAHQGKVALVSAQSIHQLHIFIFVLALFHVLYCIFTLALGTAKMRRWKQWEEETKTPEYQFSHDPEKFRLTRQTSFGRRHLSVWTTNPILIWIVCFFRQFVCSVPKVDYLTLRHGFVMAHLAPQSHQKFDFMQYIERTLEEDFKVVVEISPPIWFITVLFLLFHTHGWYSYLWMPFVPLIIIVIVGSKLQVIITKMGLRIGERGDIVKGTPVVQPGDDLFWFKKPQLMLYLINFVLFQNAFQLAFFSWTALQFGMKSCFQSKTEDVVIKISMGILVQILCSYVTLPLYALVTQMGSNMKPTIFNERVAAALRNWHQSAKRNIKKKNRAGSSFSQTTTPSPNHSYDADSLSSSNGARAHSCFSSSSSFSNSSSHHEIEMAHVAHYQHQNLKEPNSVHVASDLPLPQHEIQIETSK; encoded by the exons ATGGGTGGTGGAAGAAGCTTAGAGGAAACGCCTACTTGGGCTGTGGCTCTTGTTTGCTTTGTCTTGCTCTTAATTTCTATTTTCATGGACCACATCTTCCACCTCATAGCAAAA TGCTTGAGGAAGAAGCGCAAGAAAGCTCTCTACGAGTCACTTGCAAAGATCAAGTCTG AGCTTATGTTAATGGGGTTCATATCGCTGCTGCTAACGGTGTTACAAGGTCCAATATCGAGGATATGTGTACCAGAAAAGCTTGCTGCCACATGGCACCCCTGCAATCATCAACAAGAGTCAGAGGACCATCATGTATTTTTACTAGCACCTGGATCATCTACTCATCAATGTGCAGCTCATCAG GGTAAAGTGGCGCTTGTATCAGCTCAAAGCATTCATCAACTGCACATATTTATCTTCGTGCTCGCTCTTTTTCATGTTCTTTACTGCATATTTACTCTCGCTTTAGGCACTGCAAAG ATGAGAAGGTGGAAACAATGGGAAGAGGAAACAAAGACACCTGAGTATCAATTTTCACATG ATCCTGAAAAGTTCAGACTTACGAGGCAGACTTCCTTTGGGAGGAGACATTTGAGTGTGTGGACCACAAATCCTATTCTCATTTGGATT GTTTGTTTCTTCAGGCAGTTTGTATGCTCAGTACCTAAAGTGGATTACTTGACCTTGAGACATGGGTTTGTCATG GCACACTTGGCACCTCAAAGTCACCAGAAGTTTGATTTTATGCAATACATTGAAAGAACATTGGAAGAGGACTTCAAAGTTGTTGTAGAAATCAG TCCTCCAATCTGGTTCATCACAGTGTTGTTTCTCCTGTTTCACACGCATG GGTGGTACTCTTATCTGTGGATGCCTTTTGTTCCTTTGATT ATAATTGTAATAGTTGGAAGCAAGTTGCAAGTGATAATAACAAAGATGGGTCTTAGAATTGGAGAAAGAGGAGACATAGTAAAAGGCACACCGGTGGTGCAGCCTGGTGATGACCTCTTCTGGTTTAAGAAGCCTCAACTTATGCTCTACCTCATTAATTTTGTACTCTTTCAG AACGCTTTCCAGCTTGCTTTCTTTTCTTGGACTGCG CTTCAATTTGGAATGAAATCATGTTTCCAATCGAAAACGGAGGATGTGGTTATCAAAATCTCAATGGG GATATTGGTTCAAATACTTTGCAGCTACGTGACTCTTCCACTCTATGCTCTGGTGACACAGATGGGCTCAAATATGAAGCCCACCATATTCAACGAAAGAGTAGCAGCTGCTTTAAGGAATTGGCACCAAAGCGCCAAGAGAAACATAAAAAAGAAGAACCGTGCTGGATCCTCCTTCTCTCAAACCACAACTCCATCTCCAAACCACTCTTACGACGCTGATTCTCTTTCGTCCTCCAACGGGGCCAGGGCCCactcttgtttttcttcttcgtCTTCCTTTTCCAACTCATCTAGTCACCACGAAATTGAAATGGCCCATGTGGCCCATTACCAGCACCAGAATCTCAAAGAGCCCAATTCCGTACATGTTGCTTCAGATCTACCACTGCCCCAACATGAAATTCAGATTGAAACCAGCAAGTAA
- the LOC112706776 gene encoding uncharacterized protein — protein sequence MARGASQSQSATSATTTRPGVMAPRGSAAATAGMRRRRLAGGSTGGNSSGSVGGGGGPTNMLRFYTDDAPGLKISPTVVLVMSLCFIGFVTALHVFGKLYRYKAGANA from the coding sequence ATGGCAAGAGGCGCCTCTCAATCTCAGTCGGCAACATCTGCCACCACCACTCGCCCGGGAGTCATGGCTCCCCGCGGCTCCGCTGCCGCCACTGCCGGCATGCGTCGCCGTCGCCTAGCTGGAGGCAGCACAGGCGGAAACAGCTCCGGCAGCGTTGGAGGCGGTGGAGGGCCTACCAACATGCTCCGGTTCTACACGGACGACGCGCCAGGACTGAAGATATCGCCGACGGTGGTGCTGGTGATGAGCCTCTGCTTCATCGGCTTCGTCACCGCCCTACATGTCTTCGGCAAGCTGTACCGCTACAAAGCTGGCGCCAACGCTTGA
- the LOC112706775 gene encoding syntaxin-71 isoform X1, which translates to MTVVDILFRVDSICSKYDKYDLDKQRELNAYGDDAFARLYATVDSTIEAALKKSDAALAENNRAAAAAMNAEVRRAKGRLMDEIPKLRKLAKKKVKGLTDEDLAIREDLVLALPERIQAIPDGITTVNQTGGGWTSQPNIKFDSDVHHGTEYFDQTEESSQFRNEYEMRRIKQDEGLDFISEGLDTLKNLAHDMSEEMDRQVPLMDEIDTKVNRATADVRNTNKRLKQSLTEMRSTQNFFIDIILLCILLSIVLYIYNQLR; encoded by the exons atgaCGGTGGTAGACATCCTGTTCCGGGTGGACTCCATATGCAGCAAATACGACAAATACGACCTCGACAAGCAGCGGGAACTCAATGCCTACGGTGATGACGCCTTCGCTCGCCTCTACGCCACCGTTGATTCCACCATCGAAGCCGCCCTCAAGAAATCGGATGCTGCCTTGGCGGAGAACAACAGAGCAGCTGCTGCTGCTATGAATGCGGAGGTTCGACGCGCCAAGGGTAGACTCATGGACGAGATTCCCAAGCTCCGCAAAttggccaagaagaaggttaaAGGTTTGACAGACGAAGATTTAGCGATCCGTGAGGATCTTGTATTGGCATTGCCAGAAAGAATTCAAGCAATTCCCGATGGTATTACCACTGTCAATCAAACAGGAGGAGGATGGACATCGCAGCCCAACATCAAGTTTGATTCAGACGTGCATCACGGCACTGAGTATTTCGACCAAACTGAAGAATCCAGTCAGTTCAGAAATGAGTATGAAATGCGCAGGATCAAACAG GATGAAGGTCTTGACTTCATATCGGAGGGATTGGATACTTTGAAAAATCTAGCTCATGACATGAGTGAG GAAATGGATCGGCAAGTTCCTCTAATGGACGAAATTGACACAAAG GTCAATAGGGCAACAGCTGATGTGAGAAACACTAACAAAAGATTGAAGCAAAGTCTCACTGAG ATGAGGTCTACTCAAAATTTCTTCATTGACATCATTCTGCTCTGTATTCTTCTCAGCATTGTTCTCTATATATACAA TCAACTGAGGTGA
- the LOC112706775 gene encoding syntaxin-71 isoform X2 yields MTVVDILFRVDSICSKYDKYDLDKQRELNAYGDDAFARLYATVDSTIEAALKKSDAALAENNRAAAAAMNAEVRRAKGRLMDEIPKLRKLAKKKVKGLTDEDLAIREDLVLALPERIQAIPDGITTVNQTGGGWTSQPNIKFDSDVHHGTEYFDQTEESSQFRNEYEMRRIKQDEGLDFISEGLDTLKNLAHDMSEEMDRQVPLMDEIDTKMRSTQNFFIDIILLCILLSIVLYIYNQLR; encoded by the exons atgaCGGTGGTAGACATCCTGTTCCGGGTGGACTCCATATGCAGCAAATACGACAAATACGACCTCGACAAGCAGCGGGAACTCAATGCCTACGGTGATGACGCCTTCGCTCGCCTCTACGCCACCGTTGATTCCACCATCGAAGCCGCCCTCAAGAAATCGGATGCTGCCTTGGCGGAGAACAACAGAGCAGCTGCTGCTGCTATGAATGCGGAGGTTCGACGCGCCAAGGGTAGACTCATGGACGAGATTCCCAAGCTCCGCAAAttggccaagaagaaggttaaAGGTTTGACAGACGAAGATTTAGCGATCCGTGAGGATCTTGTATTGGCATTGCCAGAAAGAATTCAAGCAATTCCCGATGGTATTACCACTGTCAATCAAACAGGAGGAGGATGGACATCGCAGCCCAACATCAAGTTTGATTCAGACGTGCATCACGGCACTGAGTATTTCGACCAAACTGAAGAATCCAGTCAGTTCAGAAATGAGTATGAAATGCGCAGGATCAAACAG GATGAAGGTCTTGACTTCATATCGGAGGGATTGGATACTTTGAAAAATCTAGCTCATGACATGAGTGAG GAAATGGATCGGCAAGTTCCTCTAATGGACGAAATTGACACAAAG ATGAGGTCTACTCAAAATTTCTTCATTGACATCATTCTGCTCTGTATTCTTCTCAGCATTGTTCTCTATATATACAA TCAACTGAGGTGA
- the LOC112706774 gene encoding NAC transcription factor 32, which produces MEEGGGDQHASNSSYTFPPGFRFHPSDEELIVHYLQNRISSRPLPASIIAEIDLYKYNPWDLPKKALFGEEEWYFFSPRDRKYPNGLRPNRAAGSGYWKATGTDKPILTSYGSKRIGVKKALVFYLGRPPKGTKTDWIMNEYRLVDTITSPSRLKGSMRLDDWVLCRVRHKGYSSKNSCENQDNPCEPNMLSNLPRCDEGYPATNMNFHADMITDYQYKDYQILASILVGGHVPTTESMSSLNLKDGKGNDPITSVHEDGFHREDSSTTVSPLDCYFNSLKRKSNEDSQYENLISFNRKLNMETTMDDESSIINGGLNFYNQNQSQDDIIFNKRAAEPSINFQELKQSAFIGRYPQCSSD; this is translated from the exons atggaagaaggaggaggagatcaACATGCCTCTAACAGCAGCTACACTTTTCCACCAGGTTTCAGATTCCACCCTTCTGATGAAGAACTCATAGTTCATTACCTACAAAACAGAATCAGCTCTCGTCCACTTCCAGCTTCCATTATAGCTGAGATTGATCTTTATAAGTATAACCCTTGGGATTTGCCAA AGAAGGCTTTGTTTGGAGAGGAAGAATGGTACTTCTTTAGCCCGAGAGATCGCAAGTATCCAAATGGATTGAGGCCAAACAGGGCAGCAGGTTCAGGGTACTGGAAGGCTACCGGAACTGACAAGCCGATTCTCACTTCTTATGGATCGAAGCGCATCGGAGTGAAGAAAGCTCTTGTCTTCTATTTAGGTAGACCTCCAAAGGGGACTAAAACTGATTGGATCATGAATGAGTATAGATTGGTTGACACAATCACCAGCCCCTCCAGGCTCAAAGGTTCCATGCGC TTAGATGACTGGGTACTTTGTCGCGTTCGACACAAAGGCTACTCATCGAAGAACTCATGTGAGAATCAAGATAATCCTTGTGAACCAAACATGCTATCAAATCTGCCAAGGTGTGATGAAGGTTATCCAGCAACAAACATGAACTTCCATGCTGATATGATCACTGATTATCAATACAAAGACTATCAGATCCTAGCTTCTATCCTTGTTGGTGGCCATGTTCCTACCACTGAGAGCATGTCAAGTTTGAACTTGAAGGATGGCAAAGGCAATGATCCAATAACTTCAGTTCATGAAGATGGTTTCCACAGAGAAGATTCTTCTACAACAGTTTCTCCTTTGGACTGTTACTTCAACTCACTGAAAAGAAAATCTAATGAGGATAGCCAATATGAGAATCTCATTTCCTTTAACAGGAAGTTGAACATGGAGACCACAATGGATGATGAATCTTCTATCATCAATGGAGGTTTGAACTTCTACAATCAAAACCAGTCTCAAGATGACATAATATTCAATAAGAGAGCAGCAGAGCCTAGCATCAACTTTCAAGAGCTAAAGCAATCAGCTTTTATAGGAAGATACCCGCAATGCTCAAGTGATTGA